AAGGGAGGACACACAGCCAGGCGACCGTATAGTCTTGATGGCGAAGATTCATCGTTGCGGTTGCCATTCGTATGGATGTCAGGAACCGTTAGAATTTCCCGCCACGCGAACGAACTATATAACTGGATCGCCTAACCGGTGTTGAGACGATGAACGATTGACAGCAGATGGCAACAAAAGTACCCCGGCCCATCACTCCGCTCTACAATCTCGCAATGATAGACACGAGACATGAATATGGCTGGCTGATCATTGGGGTCAAATTGAAAACCCCAGTCCATTTTTTTCTTGCCGGCAAATGCAAGATTTTCCCAATCTGGCTTCAAGCCTACCCCAGGGTGTCAAGAATCAGCGCCTCGAAGGTTGCCATGAAGGATCTTGCGAACATCACACTGCTTCAATAGTTGATCTGTAACGAAGCATGACAGTATAGTATCGAATGTACACGCAAGATTTGCTGCTGTATTCTCTGGGATGCGCGAATCCCAGTAATTCAGAGAAACCATTAAGTCATCCGGTGTTTGATCAACGGAGACAACCAATATCAGACCTTTACAATAGTCAGTATCCAACAACAGCAATAACAAcaacgatgacgatgataatgatgatgatggaagGGGGTACTGGGTGTAGGATATATACCCATTGGGTCCTTAGAAACCGCCTCGCTGCGCTCGTGAGCTCGAGTAGAAATAAGAAtgcaacagccgggattcgctggcaactactaaccggccgggcATCTTCACCTACCGGGGTTGGTTCTCTACAGCATAAGTGCAGCCTTCTCTGGTCTGTCGGTCAGGCGTGGCAAATGGGAGAAGGTGAAGAGCTGGGAAAGATGAGCAGATCGCCAGAAACGCCATATTTGAATGAGAGGTCATTCTACGCGGAAGAAACATCTATGCTATCATTTAGCCTCAGGTGTCTATTACCATATCGGGTGTAACTTACGTATATCTCGTAATTTTTACATATCTGTATTTTTCGTCCGACATCAAGACTCGACTCTCTCGACTCAATCATTCTCCAGCACTCAATTGAGCCTCGACATTCCACGAATACCCTTGTATCGCTAGCGCAGCCCTGGGAGTGTTGACCTCTACCTCAGAATCACAACTACAAGCTGCCCAGCTAATGAGCCTACCCCGAGGCTTCCGACTCTTTCGCACAACCATGTCCGGCGAAAAGATCTACGAAGGCGTTTTCGCCGTCCACAAACCCCAAGGCGTCACCTCCGCTGACGTTATTCGCAAACTGCAATCTCACCTTAAACCGTCTGAGCTCTTTCGCCCTTGGATCGAGCACGAACGCATCGAGCGCGCCCGCTCCTCCTCCCGCGAAGCGAAATTCTCCCGCAAGCGCAGGAACAAGAACATTGATGTGAAGATCGGACATGGGGGTACCCTTGATCCTCTTGCTACGGGTGTGTTGGTTACGGGTGTGGGCAAGGGCACTAAGCAGTTGAATGATTTCCTGGGATGCACGAAGACGTACGAAGCTGTTGTTGTTTTTGGCGCAGAGACGGATTCGTATGATCGACTTGGAAAGATCGTGAGGCGCGGTCCATATGCGCATATCACGCGCGAGGGAGTGGAGAAGGCACTTGCGCAGTTCCGGGGCAAGATCATGCAGCATCCGCCTATTTTCTCGGCGTTGAAGGTGAAGGGAAAGAAGCTGTATGAGTATGCACGGGAGGGACAGCTGCCACCGATTGAAATCCAAGCGAGACCAGTGGAGGTCTCGAATTTGGAGATTCTGGAGTGGTATGAGCCGGGTACGCATGAGCATAAGTGGCCTGAGGAGGAGGCGCCGGAAGAGGAGAAGTCTGTTGCGGAGAAACTACTTGCAAAGGATGATGCGCTACCTGTTGCTGCATCTGCGGAGGAGGGACAGCCTGAGAAGCAGGTGCTAGAGACTTCATCCGCAACGAAGCGTCCTGCAGAGAgtcaggaagaagaaaaagagcaaTCCGCCGCTACAACAACAGAAGTGACCGCCGACGACTCCATTCCAGCACCAAAAAAGCAGAAGGTTTCTGACGCTGCGCAAGACGCACCCACGGAACAATCAgcagccaccacaatcgcTGAAACCACCGAATCCTCCGAATCAAAACCCGAGACCACCGCATGCCCTCAACCTCCTGCCGTCAAAATCACCATGACCGTCTCCTCCGGCTTCTACGTCCGCTCCCTCGCACACGACCTAGGAAAAGCCCTTGGTAGCTGCGCTCTCATGTGCGAGCTATCCCGCACTCGCCAAGCGGATTTTACACTTGATTCCGATAAGATCCTCGAGTACAAGGACTTGGATGCTGGGGAGAAAGTCTGGGGCCCGAAGGTGCAAAGCTTCTTGGAGGAatgggaggagaagagggagagagacgCGAGGGCAGGGTCTTCGTGATTGTACTGTATATATCTGGGCATGTTCATTAATAGTTTACGGTTCAAGGGCAATATTCTACATCCCCAATCTGTCCCAACCACTCGAAATGCACACATCAATGATTTTTCGCAAGTTACCGGGATGAAGCATACTCTGCATGCTATCGGCCAGCCAAGCCATGTTAGTCTGCGGTGAAGTTCGATGCGCAGCAAACCCCATATCTGCACGCCGTTTCGCCACGTCCGGGCCATTCTCAGCCAGAATCCCGTGTCCCTTCAGTGCATCAAGAAGCCGTTCGTGGGATTCGTTTGAAGCGGAGGTTGCACATAGCCGCGCCCTTCCACTCCCGAAACTCATGAAACACCTCATACACCTTGTGCTGTAACGCCATGAGCGCCCAATTGCAAATGCTCATAACCACAACCGCGCACATGGCCTAGACTTTATGGCTTCGGCGATCAGCAGAGAATACCATATCAACCCGTCGAGGTATTTACAGAGATTTCCACAGATCCCGCGCAAGATGACATTCTCACGCAGTTTCCGCATCGTGTCACTGTGGAAATCAACCAGATAGTTAAGCAGCACGCAGGCCTCCGACATTAACGTGTATTGCTCCCTGTTGATCTGTTCCCCAAGAGGCCGATTGATGCGTTTATAACGCCTACATAAATGGCGAGGTCGATGTAGCGATGCGAGAGGACGGAAGTCATATAGTTCCCGTAGACACCTCCGGGCAGTCGAGTCCATGATGATCACGGTACTATCCTAGGGCACCGAACTGGATTGTCTGAGCCACGTTGTTGTCAAAACGCCAGTCGCTGATGATCCCCACTAGACTGCAGCTTCAGGAATGCTGCCCCAACTTCCTGAAGCAGATGTAGGAATTTCTCATCTGCTGCTTCACAGTAGTCTGCTATTAGGATATTGTTCGCTGCCTCTGCTACGGCTCTGGCAAGGCCTCGTCGCAAAGCCCGCCGCCGCAGGCGATGGCGAAGAGGTATTTTGCGTCTGAGTATCTTGACCTGCTCGTTTGTCGGGCATAGCTGATGATACACCGATAGGTGCGTGTCGCAGTTAGGGTTGATCCGGTGATCTGGCGCTTGTATCTGTGCGAGAGAGGGTATAGGTCCAGACGGGTTCCCGAATGCCCTATTCATCTGCGTTTAAGAGGAGGAACTTAGCAATTGCGGTATGGAGATCGTCCGTGGTAAACAGATCGCGAGGGTTCCACTCGTTCTCTTTCGAGTTCACCAGGTTTGCCATGTCGACCATCCTTTTTACCACGCTGCACTCATTTTGCTGCAGGATGGACTCGGGAGTGGCAGCCGGTGGAACAGGATATACACCGTCGCAGGTGCAATCAGTCCGCGAGTCGTAACGGTGTGTCAAGACCATCAGAACTCAGCTTCCTCAATCGCTACGAAGAGATAATTGGATACGATGAGCCATTCTTGCTAATGGACGGCAGTCCAATCCGCTCTCCCATTGCCCTAACGGGCAGAGATAAGCGACAAACAGGATGTATTCAATCGAATGTTGGAAACAACAAACACCTATTAAAAGCACCTCGCTATATCTCTGGCAGTGACATGCTTGAGATACGTCCATGTCCGATAACGTTTCCCCTCATCCACCATCACGACGCTGGGCCAACAATGACCAGCATGGATCATCTAGTAATAGTGGGATTGGTCTACCATGCAATTCCCATCAGCCACGAAAAATCAGAATGCAAACCCTGTTCTCACTCACAATAATCAATGCCCCGAAAGCTGGAATTGTTCGCAGGCTTCCAGTCACCAGTTAGTTCAGTGGGATGAGAGCCATCTCTCCAGTTTCCAAGTCGGTCCAAGGCCCATATCACATACAGCTATACCATTGCTAGGGGAAGCCTGACCAATTTCGTTTCCGGTAAACTACAGCATAAAGGCCGTAGTCATGCCGCTGCCCTGGAGGCGTTCCAGCGGCATCTCAATGGAAATGGTGAGCTCGTTGGAATCCTGGTCGGTGAGGAGGTGAGCAAGGCCTCTCCACATACTCCCCATACGAAAAGTCCGCGTGGCTCATCATGGGAGTCGGCAAAGAGCTACTCGTCGAGCGGATTCTGCGGGTATTACGGAGCATTGGCCATCTATTTTCTAGGGGTTGGTGAAATAGGCTTGTATAATTCGAGCTAGTTTGTGTTAGAAACTTCATCCTATATAGTGGCATCATGGCAAGTTGCACTTTAGTTAGATGGGTTATGTGCCGATCCTTAAACCAGACTGCAAATTTGATGTGTCAAAGCTACGAACCAAAACTAGAAACCATGCCCGTCATCAACCAGGTAAACGACAAGAAATGCCCACACATTGACAAGATATAAATGTCTATGTAGCTGCATTATAAACAGGAGACCATTTTAGATGGGGTATACCGCTGAAGACACAGAATACACAAAAGAGGAAACCAAAATGAAAGACCCAACAACGTAAGGAGAGATTGGAAAGGAATGCAGGATGAATGATTTATAACACAGTGAGATGAAGATAATATGCAGCCAGGAAATTGCTCTATGCCAGGGTAAACAAGATAAGATAAAAAGAGTTTGGGTTATTAGACAGACTGGTAGGAACCGTGGGCTTGGACAAGTGCTAGACGTTGTTAGCATAGGCTTTTCAAGGTCAGGTGAAATGGACTTACTTTGGAGAACAGAAGCTTGCCCCTGTCTCGATTCGCAAGCACACTGGAGAGTGCTTCCGTCCAAGAAATCCAACACAATGCTATTAGGCAGCTCTTGACAGTCCTCATCCGGAAGACAAGGCGTTCTGAACTCGGTCAAGTGGTACTTCTTGGTCATGTTACGGCCAGTAGAGTCCACATTGGCCGGCGTGAGCACCAGATATCCCTTGTCGTCAATCCGGACGAATCGTCGCTTCCAGAGAAGTGTATCCGGGAACTGGACATTAACTTCGCCAATGTCGATAGCCTGAACCTCAGGGGCCGGGGCCGGGGCCTTGGTGGGGGCGGGGGCGGATTCGGGCTCAGGTGATTTCTCCGGAGTCGTGATGCCTTCCTCACCCTTCAATGATCCGGAGGGACCCAAGGCCCCGAGGAGACTCTTGCGGGAGTTTGATGTGATGGACGACATGCGGTTTAGGAGTCGAGAAGTCCGAGAGCCCTTCTGGTCTTCACCCTCACCCTTGGAAGAGACCGACATCCGGCTCTCCGATCGTTGTATCGTGGGAGCGGCGCCAGATCCCGCAGACGATGTGGACATGCTACGCTTCTCCCGGTCATCAGTGGCTGATTCCGCGGTCAAGTTCGGAGAAACGGGAACCTCGGATGTCTCATGCTCGACAGTCAAGGGGCTAGCTTGAAGCTGGTTGTCCGGCGAAGCACCGTCTGCATCACGGACTATTCGAGCTGTCACGGATACCGAGCTCGTGGTTTGCGTATTATTCAGACTCGATTGAGAGTCATCGCGGGTCAGGTTTGCGGCTTGCGATGCAGGACGGGAAGTCGAAGCACTTCTGGAGATGGCCGGCGAATTAAAGCTTCCAGGAGGCTGTGAGATCGAAGCGCGTTTCCGGAACGTCTCAAACGATTGAGCTGCATGAGACCCAGTCATGTTCGGCGGTGTCGCTGTGGCGGGCACATCACGGTTGCCGGTAAACTTCTCCAGCGCCTTGATGCGGCTGGAGATTCCGGAAGAGACGTTGACCTTTCTAGCCACCAAGGCCGGTGACTTGGGGCCGGCAGTAGTCTCTAGGTACGTGCTAGAGACCGACCGGCCGCCAGCGACAGCCTGCAAGTTGGCCGACTGCGATTCAACCGCCGCAGTTGGGTTTGAGACCGCTCGAGTATTCACCTGGGTCTCCGGCGACGGCGACGATGCCGGTTGTTCATCTCCATTGTCTGCGATAACAGGCGATCCAACGGACACAGGCTTGGCTTCCTGCACCGTAGCACTCTTCAGTTCTTCCATGAAGGAATCATCCGAGAGCAAGTTATCCTCATCAGAGTATTCGGGAGTCGGTACTTGAATGGGCTCGAGGTACGGTTTGCGCTTTTCCCTGCGTTCGGTGACGTGCTGTCTTACCGGGTCTGAAGATTCAGGGGTTGGCGGATCATGCTGCGAGTCGCAGTCAATTGGAGCGATTGAGTTCGAAGAGGCGTTGGGGATGGTAGTAGATGTGTCAGGTCGCGGAAGGGTTTCAGGGGCAGCGTCCGCCTCCTGTTCACTGGAATTAGGAGGTGGATTTGTGGGCGGTGGAGAAACAACAATTTCGTTTTCGGGAGCGTTTCCAGACTTATTCTCGAGTGGGCCATCGACGGCACTAGGCGAGCGCGGGCCATCTTCAGGCTTGCTGTCAATAATacctgaagaggaagacacaAGGAGGGGGAAACCGTCCGCTTTTggctctttttcctcttctccatggtggtcatcggcatcatcatcatcagtaTTATGATTATTATTAGTCTGCTCCTTGTCAACGGTGGTGGTAGTAGCAGTGGGTGTAGTAAGAGGTGTAGTAATAGTGGAGGAATGCTGATCGCCATCGGAATCCGAAACCACCATATCCACGGCCGAGTCAGGTTTTGATTGGACAGGCGAGATGAAGGATGTTGCCTTATTACGGGGTTCTGTGCTCTGGTCCGATCTGGTTTTATAATTATCGACAGCTGCTGCTCCCTTGTCGTGGTCGAGCTGGCCGTAACCGACATTCTCTTTGTTTTCGTCGGTTTCGGCAGAAGGCTGCTTCTGTTTGTTTTGCCCAGATCGTTTTTCCATTTGCTTTTTACGCTGCTGGAGGGCCTTCATCAGCCGCTCTTTCTCCGGGGACAACCCAGAGGTCGACACTGCGCTCAGAGATTTGGCTCCGGGTGAAATATGAGGCCGTGAAATCGGCATCGACAGCGGAGGCACCAATAGTGGAGGTACACCAGGTGTTGCTCCCTTGCCAGACTTGGGAGATGCTACGGGATTTCCCTGGGATCGAGGTCGAAGGGGAGTAGTGTTTGGACTGCGTCTTCGCAGGGCCGACGAACGAACGCCAGCCGGTAACGATGCGACCGGCCGTTTGTCTTGACTTCGAGGACGGCTGCTTGACTCTACCGACGGCCGCGGTCCCCGCTTGACTTTGGGTGTGGTATATGGAGATATATGATCCAGATCCTGCATCGACGGTCGGGAGGACTGGGAAAACCGGCGCGAATCGGACGGCGCACTGGCAAGGTCGTCGCGGAAGTTTCTGTGCAAAGATGCACGTTCAGAGCTGTGATCGAAGGTAACCGAGGGAGGCGCGGGGAAATTGTCAATGGTCGACGAGACATCGGAGGCATTTGTTTCGGGTTCTGGCTGGTCACTGGCACTGGTCGTTTGGTACAATCTCGATGGCGCACGCTGGGAAGCCGTTACGGTAGCGTCAGATCGTTGGCTGAACGGTCTCTGGGGTGTCTCGCTCACTGGAGATTGAGCCTGCGAATCGTCTTTGTCCGGGGTGTTTTCCTCTGCATCTTCCGTAATTTCCATCAGCCTGCGACGGCGGAGGGAACTCGAAGAAGAGGTGATAGAACCTGAAGCAGCATGTAACAAGCACGCGGAGGACAGTGCACTTTCGGTGAGGTCCGTCGACTTGGACAACGAGAAAACGGTGTCGTGGGGAGAGAACTTGTCTAGGACAGATTGGAATTGAACGGTGGTACGGGCTAGACAGGTTTCAAGGGTCGCGTCAGCTTTGAACCACGGGTACCAACATTTACAAACAGACGGTGTAGAAGCGCTTACCTTTGACCAGTCGCGACAGATCCTCCGGCAAATAGCTGAGAACTACCTTCCTCCGGCGATACTGTAGAAACCCGTAGAGCGGAGAGGCCTCCTCGTAGCCGTCGATCGCATTTCGCACGTCAGGAACGCCGCCAGTGCCTCGACTGAGTAGAGCCACTTCATCTCTTGAGGTATAATGGAGCAGAAACCTGAATATAGTAGTGTGCGTGCGTCAGTAACTGTTGCTATCCAGCACCGAGTCTTGATGGTTGTGACCGCGGGCGTCCGCGAACGCCGCACCTCGGCCCCTGggagagcagaaaagacgaTAAACAGGACTTACCATCCTCCAGCTTCAGTCAGAGCAGACTGATAGGCTTCAAGCACGTCAGAATTATCCAGGCCATTCAAAGACATGACGACCAGCAACGCATTGGAACCGAGAGATCGTGGTCGGTGCGGACGCGGAGGGAGAGCGAGAACAAGGAGGGGTTGTCGATAAGGCCAGAGCAAGAGAAAGAACGAAAAAGCAACACAATAAGAGAACGACCGAAAGAAAACGTGCGAGAGAAGCGAACGTGGACCTTTTCTGCAGGCGTGAAGATGATCTGTAAATTCCTGCAGATATAAAATATGTCTGTACCCGAATGGGATAGTAGAGAGCGCGAGTACGGAGCACTTTCCAGGTCAGATCTCGCAATAAACTGGAGATCGGATCAACGGCTGAGAAATAAATATAATATAATGAATCAAAGAGCgaaatgaatgaatgaatgcAATGAAGTGAAAATGATAATAAAAATGGCTATGGGTATGGTCCCTCTCAGGAGGCCATTGATTCGGCGGTTGACTTTCAGGGGccgagaaggaggagaggaacTGTGGGGAGCGCCTTTAATTGGGACCTCCACTGGCTGGGCTGGCAATGCAATGGCACTGGCTGGTTCTTTGACTGCTGTGTATCAGATTATGCAGGCCATATTAACCTCCAGAAATAGAAAAGATACGTTGTGATACAGGTCGGTGTACTGTACAACATACCACTATGCACACAAAGATACGGAGAGAGATACAAGCACATCTAGGATGTAATTCACAATGTCTAGAGTGAGAGTCAGGATCAATCGAGTCAGGACGCAAATCACGCACATCAATATGGAGAAGCCAATCCCATTTTCTGTCCCCAAATAAAATCAGTCACTCCATCAAGATCACGTGGTGATAGCCATTTCCTAAAAAAGAACATAGGGCTGTTGGCTAGGCTAGTCGTCCCACGAGCGTAGAAAATCCAATGCCCTGTCATGGGCCACCTCCTTTCTCGCTTTTTTTCAGATGATGCCCAAACCGATCAAGACCCATTTCCCTCGTCCTGGATGCATCAAAGCCCTGTAGGTTCTCATAGTAACTTCCCGGGAACAAATCCGTGATTTTAATCACAGGGGCTGCCATGTCTGTCTTTGGAATAATTTGCTATTCATATCAGCTGCAATCATTGGGCTCAA
This region of Aspergillus chevalieri M1 DNA, chromosome 4, nearly complete sequence genomic DNA includes:
- a CDS encoding pseudouridine synthase PUS4 (BUSCO:EOG09264HU0;~COG:J;~EggNog:ENOG410PFSU;~InterPro:IPR020103,IPR014780,IPR032819,IPR002501;~PFAM:PF16198,PF01509;~go_function: GO:0003723 - RNA binding [Evidence IEA];~go_function: GO:0009982 - pseudouridine synthase activity [Evidence IEA];~go_process: GO:0001522 - pseudouridine synthesis [Evidence IEA];~go_process: GO:0006396 - RNA processing [Evidence IEA];~go_process: GO:0009451 - RNA modification [Evidence IEA]), encoding MSLPRGFRLFRTTMSGEKIYEGVFAVHKPQGVTSADVIRKLQSHLKPSELFRPWIEHERIERARSSSREAKFSRKRRNKNIDVKIGHGGTLDPLATGVLVTGVGKGTKQLNDFLGCTKTYEAVVVFGAETDSYDRLGKIVRRGPYAHITREGVEKALAQFRGKIMQHPPIFSALKVKGKKLYEYAREGQLPPIEIQARPVEVSNLEILEWYEPGTHEHKWPEEEAPEEEKSVAEKLLAKDDALPVAASAEEGQPEKQVLETSSATKRPAESQEEEKEQSAATTTEVTADDSIPAPKKQKVSDAAQDAPTEQSAATTIAETTESSESKPETTACPQPPAVKITMTVSSGFYVRSLAHDLGKALGSCALMCELSRTRQADFTLDSDKILEYKDLDAGEKVWGPKVQSFLEEWEEKRERDARAGSS
- a CDS encoding putative GPI-anchored cell surface glycoprotein (COG:S;~EggNog:ENOG410PJRI;~InterPro:IPR029006), whose amino-acid sequence is MSLNGLDNSDVLEAYQSALTEAGGWFLLHYTSRDEVALLSRGTGGVPDVRNAIDGYEEASPLYGFLQYRRRKVVLSYLPEDLSRLVKARTTVQFQSVLDKFSPHDTVFSLSKSTDLTESALSSACLLHAASGSITSSSSSLRRRRLMEITEDAEENTPDKDDSQAQSPVSETPQRPFSQRSDATVTASQRAPSRLYQTTSASDQPEPETNASDVSSTIDNFPAPPSVTFDHSSERASLHRNFRDDLASAPSDSRRFSQSSRPSMQDLDHISPYTTPKVKRGPRPSVESSSRPRSQDKRPVASLPAGVRSSALRRRSPNTTPLRPRSQGNPVASPKSGKGATPGVPPLLVPPLSMPISRPHISPGAKSLSAVSTSGLSPEKERLMKALQQRKKQMEKRSGQNKQKQPSAETDENKENVGYGQLDHDKGAAAVDNYKTRSDQSTEPRNKATSFISPVQSKPDSAVDMVVSDSDGDQHSSTITTPLTTPTATTTTVDKEQTNNNHNTDDDDADDHHGEEEKEPKADGFPLLVSSSSGIIDSKPEDGPRSPSAVDGPLENKSGNAPENEIVVSPPPTNPPPNSSEQEADAAPETLPRPDTSTTIPNASSNSIAPIDCDSQHDPPTPESSDPVRQHVTERREKRKPYLEPIQVPTPEYSDEDNLLSDDSFMEELKSATVQEAKPVSVGSPVIADNGDEQPASSPSPETQVNTRAVSNPTAAVESQSANLQAVAGGRSVSSTYLETTAGPKSPALVARKVNVSSGISSRIKALEKFTGNRDVPATATPPNMTGSHAAQSFETFRKRASISQPPGSFNSPAISRSASTSRPASQAANLTRDDSQSSLNNTQTTSSVSVTARIVRDADGASPDNQLQASPLTVEHETSEVPVSPNLTAESATDDREKRSMSTSSAGSGAAPTIQRSESRMSVSSKGEGEDQKGSRTSRLLNRMSSITSNSRKSLLGALGPSGSLKGEEGITTPEKSPEPESAPAPTKAPAPAPEVQAIDIGEVNVQFPDTLLWKRRFVRIDDKGYLVLTPANVDSTGRNMTKKYHLTEFRTPCLPDEDCQELPNSIVLDFLDGSTLQCACESRQGQASVLQTLVQAHGSYQSV